CGAGTAGATTTCGTCCAGATAGAATTTATTCTCGAATAGCGGAATGTGGATGGGGTCCTTGTCCTTGCCGAAATAGAGGACATAGGCGGCACCCGCACCGAGGATGAGGGCGATCAATGAGCAGATGAGCTCGATGCCGACGCTTGGAAGGTAGTGCAGAGGCATGTTCCATTCAGGAGCGACCGGGAAAATCTTGACGATGAAGGGGGAAACCAGAGCCATCAGTCCGAGCAGCATGAGAGGTAAGGTCATGATCAGCGGAGCTTCTTTGGCTTCTTCCGCTCCGTGGGCTCGAGGCTTTCCGAGGAAGGCGATGAAGAAGAGTCGGAGCATGTAGAAGGTAGTCAGGGCTGCGACGCCAACGGCGATCAAGAAGAAAATCATTTTATCGGCCACTACAGCAGCGTGGAGAATGCCTTCCTTGGAGTAGAATCCGGAAGTGAAGGGCACGGCGGTCAGAGCTGCGGTTCCGATGAGGAAAGTCATGCCGGTGATGGGCATTTTTTTCCACAGACCTCCCATTTTCCAGATGTCTTGTTCGTGATGGCAGGCGTAGATCACGGCTCCGGATCCAAGGAAGAGAAGCGCCTTGAACCAAGCGTGGGTGAAGAGGTGGAACATTCCGGATTCAGGTGCCAGCAAGCCGACAGCCATGACCATGTAGCCGAGCTGCGACAGGGTGGAGTAAGCCAGGATCTTTTTGATGTCGTTTTGCTGGGTGGCCATTAAGGCGGCGAGCAGAGCGGTGAGGCCTCCCACCCAGGCGATGGTGTTGGCACTCCAGACAGGGACGATATCCGTGAGGGCCATGCCCTCGGGGGTGATGGAGAGGAAGAGTCGGGCCATCATGTAGACACCGGCAGCCACCATGGTGGCTGCGTGGATCAAGGCGGATACCGGAGTAGGGCCTTCCATCGCGTCCGGCAACCAGACGTGGAGCGGAAGCTGGGCGGATTTACCAATCGCTCCGCAGAAGATCAGCAGGATGATGCTGCCGACGAGGCACGGGTCACCCAGAGCGGTCAGTTTAGATCCATCCATCTCAGGCGATGAAAAAACGAGTGTTCCCATGACACCCCAGAGCATCAGGATACCGATCATGAAGCCGAAGTCGCCAATCCGGTTGGTGAGAAAGGCTTTTTTAGCGGCATCTGCAGCACTGTCTTTCTGATACCAATGACCGATCAAGAGATAAGAACTCAAGCCAACCAGCTCCCAGAAGATGAACATCATGATGAAGTTGGATG
This genomic stretch from Oceaniferula marina harbors:
- the nuoL gene encoding NADH-quinone oxidoreductase subunit L, yielding MNPTWLLFILPLASAAIIQLGLKRKADASAYLSTASVILTFIFSLNLLGGTAGDTIPWITVGNYTFDIGFQLDQLSTGMMIVVTGIGMLVHIFSLGYMKDDEAKARYFSGLSIFMFSMTGIVLASNFIMMFIFWELVGLSSYLLIGHWYQKDSAADAAKKAFLTNRIGDFGFMIGILMLWGVMGTLVFSSPEMDGSKLTALGDPCLVGSIILLIFCGAIGKSAQLPLHVWLPDAMEGPTPVSALIHAATMVAAGVYMMARLFLSITPEGMALTDIVPVWSANTIAWVGGLTALLAALMATQQNDIKKILAYSTLSQLGYMVMAVGLLAPESGMFHLFTHAWFKALLFLGSGAVIYACHHEQDIWKMGGLWKKMPITGMTFLIGTAALTAVPFTSGFYSKEGILHAAVVADKMIFFLIAVGVAALTTFYMLRLFFIAFLGKPRAHGAEEAKEAPLIMTLPLMLLGLMALVSPFIVKIFPVAPEWNMPLHYLPSVGIELICSLIALILGAGAAYVLYFGKDKDPIHIPLFENKFYLDEIYSTVVKVAQDCVAMIIHFIDEFVIDGLIVGGLSRCAAGTGNFFRRYIQDGSLSHYAALMAVGVLLVIYFTVFA